The following proteins are encoded in a genomic region of Gimesia algae:
- a CDS encoding alpha/beta hydrolase-fold protein — protein sequence MNPRFRCSLLILVCASVIFCGHSTNSEAAENIFQARFLKSVHPEAFTGRVYLIFTKSGREPRLGPSWFQPESFLARDVTNWQPGELLEFGPETKGLLSYPKPLAEMNLAGYRVQAVARFNNSDPKIGLAPGNGFSQVVQLTGTSATLSPTLTIDQLVPEKPFTETQWIKHFQIHSPLLSQFHGQDTGFEASVILPQSYYQQPQRKYPVIYSIPGFGGDHQRSLPQAPIAERNAGGVEFIRVLLNPQCRWGHHVFADSATNGPVGKAFTTEFLPELEKAFRAIPHSRARFLTGHSSGGWSSLWLQVTYPTVFGGTWSTAPDPVDFRDFQQINIYEPGSNVYRDANNQPRPIARRGNQPILWFEPFAKMEQVLGHGGQLRSFEAVFSPRGADGEPLKLYDWETGTIDAEVADAWKAYDIRLILESNWKQLAPELVGKIHVFMGDQDTFYLNGATQLLKQTLEQLDADAVVEIHQGKNHSNLLTRELMMRIRAEMVQDFLKYQAEIQPAE from the coding sequence ATGAATCCACGATTTCGGTGTTCTCTGCTGATACTGGTGTGTGCCTCAGTGATCTTCTGTGGGCATTCTACAAATTCTGAAGCAGCCGAAAATATTTTCCAGGCTCGTTTCCTGAAATCTGTCCATCCGGAAGCTTTCACAGGTCGCGTATATCTGATTTTTACCAAATCCGGACGCGAACCACGGCTCGGGCCTTCCTGGTTTCAACCGGAATCTTTCCTTGCCCGGGATGTCACCAACTGGCAACCCGGCGAACTCCTTGAGTTTGGACCTGAAACCAAAGGACTGCTCTCTTATCCGAAGCCATTGGCGGAAATGAACCTGGCCGGTTATCGAGTGCAGGCGGTCGCGCGCTTTAACAACTCAGATCCCAAAATCGGTTTGGCTCCCGGAAACGGATTCAGCCAGGTCGTTCAACTGACCGGCACTTCAGCCACGCTCAGTCCCACGTTGACCATTGATCAACTGGTACCGGAAAAACCTTTCACCGAGACTCAGTGGATCAAACATTTCCAGATACATTCGCCACTGTTATCCCAGTTTCACGGTCAGGATACCGGCTTTGAAGCCAGTGTGATCCTTCCGCAAAGTTATTATCAACAGCCTCAACGAAAATATCCGGTCATCTATTCCATTCCCGGCTTTGGCGGCGATCATCAACGCAGTCTGCCACAAGCGCCGATTGCAGAACGCAATGCCGGCGGCGTCGAATTTATCCGCGTGCTCCTCAACCCGCAATGTCGCTGGGGACACCATGTCTTCGCTGATTCCGCTACCAATGGACCTGTCGGAAAAGCGTTTACCACGGAATTTTTACCAGAGCTGGAAAAAGCATTCCGCGCCATCCCGCATTCCCGCGCCCGGTTTTTAACAGGACATTCTTCCGGGGGATGGTCGTCCCTCTGGCTGCAGGTCACCTATCCAACCGTCTTTGGCGGCACCTGGAGTACCGCCCCCGACCCGGTTGATTTTCGCGACTTCCAGCAGATCAACATTTACGAACCGGGAAGTAACGTCTATCGTGACGCGAACAACCAGCCCCGGCCGATTGCCCGCAGAGGAAATCAGCCGATTCTCTGGTTCGAACCCTTCGCGAAAATGGAACAGGTGCTCGGGCATGGCGGACAGCTCCGCAGTTTCGAAGCCGTTTTCAGTCCCCGCGGTGCGGACGGCGAACCGCTGAAGCTCTATGACTGGGAGACCGGCACGATCGATGCGGAAGTGGCGGATGCCTGGAAAGCATACGATATTCGGCTGATTCTGGAATCAAACTGGAAACAGCTGGCACCAGAACTCGTGGGAAAAATTCATGTCTTTATGGGAGACCAGGACACCTTCTACCTGAATGGTGCCACCCAACTGCTCAAACAGACGCTGGAGCAACTGGACGCCGACGCCGTGGTGGAGATTCACCAGGGCAAAAACCATTCGAATCTGTTGACTCGAGAGTTGATGATGCGAATCCGTGCGGAAATGGTTCAGGATTTTCTCAAGTATCAAGCTGAAATCCAGCCCGCAGAATAG
- a CDS encoding SlyX family protein produces the protein MAENTSRLEELISRLTQVESVLMHLQHDVEQLNEALLQQNTIVDTLSKSLKLLDLRMGALEVEDEGPDPVQDKPPHY, from the coding sequence ATGGCTGAGAATACTTCCCGTCTGGAAGAACTGATCTCACGTTTGACTCAGGTCGAATCTGTGTTGATGCATCTGCAGCACGATGTCGAACAGTTAAATGAAGCATTGCTGCAGCAGAATACCATCGTGGATACATTGAGCAAGTCTTTGAAACTCCTGGATTTGCGTATGGGAGCTCTGGAAGTGGAAGACGAGGGGCCTGATCCAGTGCAGGACAAGCCGCCGCATTATTAG
- a CDS encoding LL-diaminopimelate aminotransferase, protein MAFINDHYLKLKAGYLFPEIGRRVNKFCEENPNAAVIKLGIGDVTEPLPTAIREAMHAAIDEMGEAGSFRGYGPEQGYGFLREAIAKNDFQSRGVDISADEIFVSDGSKCDTGNILDIFGANNKVAVTDPVYPVYVDTNVMTGRTGAADENGRYAGLTYLPVTAENNFVAPLPESPVDLIYLCYPNNPTGTVATKETLKQWVDYARANGSIILFDAAYEAFITDPEIPHSIYEIEGAKDVAIEFRSFSKNAGFTGTRCAFTVVPKQLKGTTASGEPAEIHPLWNRRHCTKFNGVSYIIQKGAEAVYSEQGQEQIQSLIAFYLENARLLREGLESVGISVYGGVNAPYVWLKTPGESTSWEFFDELLQKAHLVGTPGSGFGASGEGYFRLSAFNTRNNINEAVTRFQNVVS, encoded by the coding sequence ATGGCTTTTATTAACGATCACTATCTCAAGCTCAAAGCGGGTTACCTGTTTCCTGAAATCGGGCGTCGCGTCAATAAATTCTGTGAAGAAAACCCGAATGCGGCCGTCATCAAGCTGGGAATCGGCGATGTCACCGAGCCACTGCCGACTGCGATTCGTGAAGCCATGCATGCTGCCATCGATGAGATGGGAGAAGCAGGCAGCTTTCGTGGCTATGGCCCTGAGCAGGGTTATGGATTTCTGCGGGAAGCGATTGCAAAGAATGATTTTCAATCGCGAGGCGTCGATATCTCAGCGGATGAAATCTTCGTCTCAGATGGTTCCAAGTGTGATACGGGAAATATTCTGGACATCTTCGGTGCCAATAACAAAGTCGCCGTGACGGATCCGGTTTATCCCGTCTATGTGGATACGAATGTGATGACTGGTCGCACCGGCGCTGCGGACGAAAATGGTCGCTACGCGGGGCTGACCTATCTCCCGGTCACGGCCGAAAACAATTTTGTGGCTCCCCTGCCCGAATCACCCGTCGATCTGATTTACCTCTGCTATCCCAATAATCCCACGGGAACCGTGGCGACCAAAGAAACGTTGAAGCAGTGGGTCGATTATGCCCGCGCCAATGGTTCGATCATTCTGTTTGATGCTGCCTATGAAGCATTTATTACCGATCCGGAGATTCCTCATTCCATCTATGAAATCGAAGGTGCTAAAGATGTGGCAATTGAATTTCGCAGCTTCAGCAAAAATGCCGGTTTCACCGGAACCCGCTGTGCTTTCACCGTTGTTCCCAAACAACTGAAGGGGACGACTGCCAGTGGAGAACCGGCAGAGATCCACCCACTCTGGAACCGCCGTCATTGCACCAAGTTCAATGGGGTTTCTTACATCATCCAGAAAGGGGCAGAAGCCGTTTATTCTGAACAGGGTCAAGAGCAGATTCAGAGCCTGATTGCTTTCTACCTGGAGAATGCACGTTTGTTACGTGAAGGGCTGGAATCCGTGGGTATCTCTGTCTATGGCGGAGTGAATGCCCCCTATGTCTGGCTGAAAACCCCCGGCGAATCAACCAGCTGGGAATTTTTTGATGAACTACTGCAGAAAGCACATCTGGTCGGGACTCCCGGCAGTGGTTTTGGCGCTTCCGGGGAAGGATATTTCCGGTTAAGTGCTTTCAACACCAGAAATAATATCAACGAGGCGGTCACCCGTTTTCAGAACGTGGTCAGTTAA
- a CDS encoding sulfatase family protein, with protein MYQLYSAARYFCLLLLLNFSSMELLAAAEQKRPNVVIIMTDNHGEWTLGCYGNKDIKTPHIDQLAKEGTLFTRAFANNAVCSPTRATFLTGLMPCQHGVHCYLRPRIQTGPDSYNTLEEFQSIPQILHDAGYVCGLSGKWHLGDNLSPQEGFSYWITKPHGSSAGFYDQEVIEDEKIRKEPTYLTDLWTQHGVDFIKQNQEKPFFLFLAYNGPYGLGSAMKEPIRNRFKADYEKMTFPSFPREKAQPWNFNYGDWIGDLGIIRKYAAEVSGVDDGVGRIMQTLKDLGLREKTLVIFTADQGLSGGHSGYWGMGDHTRPLTAFDWTMTIPLIFSQPGKIISGASQDMMVANYDVYPTLLNYLGLEDKIPAKPAIPGRNFAPVLKGEQIPWSEVVYYEFENVRSIRTRDWKYIERFHESPNELYHLVADPQEHSNLIDQPASQKTRKELKQRLDQFFSKYADPQWDIWNGGKSKTILMTKQLFPDSYLYLPPPKQ; from the coding sequence ATGTACCAGTTATATTCTGCTGCCCGGTATTTCTGTCTGCTGCTACTGTTGAATTTCAGTTCTATGGAGCTGCTTGCGGCGGCGGAACAGAAGCGTCCCAACGTCGTCATCATCATGACAGACAACCATGGTGAGTGGACTCTGGGCTGCTACGGAAACAAGGATATCAAAACGCCGCACATCGACCAGCTGGCGAAAGAGGGAACCCTGTTTACCCGCGCGTTTGCAAATAACGCTGTCTGTTCTCCGACCCGCGCCACTTTTCTGACTGGTCTGATGCCCTGCCAGCATGGGGTGCACTGTTATCTCAGGCCTCGAATTCAAACTGGCCCCGATTCATATAATACCCTGGAGGAGTTCCAGTCGATTCCGCAGATACTGCATGACGCAGGCTATGTCTGTGGTCTCTCGGGAAAATGGCATCTGGGAGATAACCTGTCTCCACAGGAAGGGTTCTCTTACTGGATAACCAAACCACATGGATCCAGCGCTGGTTTTTATGATCAGGAAGTGATTGAAGATGAAAAAATCCGCAAGGAACCGACCTACCTCACCGACCTCTGGACTCAGCATGGAGTTGATTTCATCAAGCAGAATCAGGAAAAGCCGTTTTTTCTGTTCCTGGCTTACAACGGTCCTTACGGTTTAGGTTCGGCGATGAAAGAACCGATTCGCAACCGGTTCAAAGCAGACTATGAAAAGATGACCTTTCCTTCGTTTCCCCGAGAGAAAGCACAGCCCTGGAATTTTAATTACGGAGACTGGATTGGTGACTTGGGGATTATTCGTAAATACGCAGCCGAAGTTTCTGGCGTGGATGATGGGGTCGGCCGGATTATGCAGACGCTCAAAGATCTGGGATTACGAGAAAAAACGCTGGTGATTTTCACAGCAGACCAGGGATTGTCAGGAGGCCACAGTGGTTACTGGGGCATGGGCGATCACACGCGACCGTTGACCGCGTTCGACTGGACCATGACCATCCCGCTCATCTTTTCTCAGCCGGGAAAAATTATCTCTGGAGCAAGCCAGGATATGATGGTCGCTAATTACGATGTATATCCTACGTTACTGAATTATCTGGGATTAGAAGATAAAATTCCCGCGAAGCCAGCAATACCAGGGCGTAATTTCGCACCGGTCCTCAAAGGAGAACAGATTCCCTGGTCAGAGGTCGTATATTACGAATTCGAAAATGTCCGCTCCATTCGTACAAGGGACTGGAAGTATATCGAGCGCTTCCATGAATCACCCAACGAGCTGTATCATCTGGTCGCTGATCCACAGGAACATAGCAACCTGATTGACCAGCCTGCTTCCCAAAAGACCAGGAAGGAACTCAAACAACGACTGGATCAGTTTTTTTCCAAATATGCCGATCCACAATGGGATATCTGGAATGGCGGCAAATCCAAGACGATTTTGATGACAAAACAGCTGTTTCCCGATTCTTACCTCTATCTCCCTCCCCCAAAGCAATAA
- a CDS encoding FKBP-type peptidyl-prolyl cis-trans isomerase — MSKWHLAACLSIAFFGFSATAHAQNEKAASGKSGLDGQKQKVSYGIGFNLGQNLMRDQLDLDPQILAKGIVDAMTKQKPQMTEDEIRATLIAFQQELRKQQEAKMKKAQAENVTKGKKFLEANAKKEGVKTTKSGLQYKVIKSGKGKTPGPKDSVTTHYRGTLIDGTEFDSSYKRNEPATFPVSGVISGWTEALQLMKEGDKWQLFIPSDLAYGERGQGSDIGPNSVLIFDIELLKVN; from the coding sequence ATGTCGAAATGGCATCTCGCTGCCTGTTTAAGTATCGCATTCTTCGGTTTTTCCGCCACGGCGCATGCACAAAACGAAAAAGCAGCTTCCGGTAAATCAGGGCTTGACGGTCAGAAGCAGAAAGTCAGTTACGGAATTGGCTTTAATCTGGGTCAGAACCTCATGCGGGATCAGCTGGATCTGGATCCGCAAATTCTGGCGAAAGGCATTGTGGATGCGATGACCAAACAGAAGCCGCAAATGACAGAGGACGAAATTCGCGCTACGCTGATTGCCTTTCAGCAGGAACTTCGCAAGCAGCAGGAGGCCAAGATGAAAAAGGCCCAGGCTGAAAATGTGACGAAAGGCAAAAAATTTCTGGAAGCCAATGCAAAAAAAGAAGGTGTGAAAACCACCAAAAGCGGACTGCAGTACAAAGTCATCAAATCGGGTAAGGGAAAAACTCCCGGTCCCAAAGACAGTGTCACCACCCATTATCGTGGTACTCTGATTGACGGCACTGAGTTCGACAGCTCTTACAAACGCAACGAGCCGGCTACATTTCCTGTCAGTGGAGTGATCAGCGGCTGGACAGAAGCACTGCAGCTGATGAAAGAAGGGGATAAATGGCAGTTGTTTATTCCCAGTGATCTGGCCTACGGCGAGCGTGGTCAAGGATCTGATATCGGTCCCAACTCAGTATTGATCTTCGATATCGAACTTCTCAAGGTCAACTGA
- a CDS encoding ThiF family adenylyltransferase — MKPELERYSRQVLFSELGEAGQTRLMQSSVLLCGCGALGTVLAETLVRAGVGHIKIVDRDFVELSNLQRQVLFDESDVAAKLPKAIAAVEKLKKINSEVQIEAVVEDIDHTNIVALAENVDLILDGTDNFEVRYLINDVSLELGIPWIYCGCIGSTGQTMTILPGKSACLRCLIDSAPEPGSTETCDTAGILGPTVNVIASLEAVDAIKLLSGQIEQIKPVLTVVDVWEGSFRQMSVADLREKGGCKACHQGERIWLNGEQGSRTTRLCGRNAVQVSPADKGKIAFEDLAVKLQNSGSVDVNPYLLRLNLKNPDYEISLFRDGRAIIKGTDDPSVAKTIYARYIGS; from the coding sequence ATGAAACCGGAATTAGAACGTTACAGTCGACAGGTGCTTTTTTCAGAACTGGGCGAAGCAGGTCAGACGCGATTAATGCAGAGTAGTGTGTTGTTATGTGGCTGCGGTGCCCTGGGGACCGTGCTGGCAGAAACACTGGTCAGAGCGGGCGTCGGTCATATCAAAATCGTGGACCGGGATTTCGTGGAACTCAGTAACCTGCAACGGCAGGTTCTGTTTGATGAATCCGATGTCGCCGCGAAACTTCCCAAAGCAATCGCGGCTGTTGAAAAGCTGAAAAAAATCAACAGCGAAGTACAGATCGAAGCTGTGGTAGAAGACATTGATCACACCAACATCGTGGCGCTGGCTGAAAACGTCGATCTGATTTTGGATGGGACGGATAATTTTGAAGTTCGTTATCTGATTAATGACGTCTCGCTGGAACTGGGGATTCCCTGGATTTACTGTGGTTGTATCGGCAGTACCGGGCAGACGATGACCATTCTGCCAGGCAAGTCGGCGTGTTTGCGATGCCTGATTGATTCCGCGCCCGAACCAGGCAGTACAGAAACCTGTGATACCGCGGGCATTCTGGGTCCGACAGTCAATGTGATTGCTTCACTGGAAGCCGTGGATGCCATCAAGCTGCTCTCCGGTCAGATCGAACAGATCAAACCAGTCCTGACTGTGGTCGATGTCTGGGAGGGGTCGTTTCGGCAGATGAGCGTTGCCGATCTGAGGGAGAAAGGGGGTTGCAAAGCCTGCCACCAGGGGGAACGAATCTGGCTGAACGGAGAACAGGGTTCGCGCACGACCCGTCTCTGTGGGCGCAACGCGGTTCAGGTTTCTCCCGCCGACAAAGGTAAAATTGCATTTGAGGATCTGGCAGTCAAATTACAGAACTCGGGCAGCGTTGACGTGAACCCTTACCTGTTGCGGCTGAATCTGAAGAACCCCGATTATGAAATCAGCCTGTTTCGTGACGGCAGGGCGATCATTAAAGGAACCGATGATCCCTCGGTCGCCAAGACGATCTATGCCCGCTACATAGGCAGTTGA